CGTTTTTACGGCCGGTATTTTTCAGCAGTGCGATACGCTTTGCTACAGTGGCCGGTGTTGCCACCACTTCCTGATTGACATCAACAATCACATTGCCCCTGATGATATGCTTGCGGTCAGCGGCAGAACCACGCGCGACATCAAGCACGATCACGCCTGAAACATCATCGGCAACAGAAAACTCCTTGCGCCGTTCATCGGTCAAAACAGCCAGTTCCATACCAAGAAGGACAATTTTTTCATTGCTCTTTTTCTTGTCCGTATCAACCGGCGGGGTTGGCGCAACTGTTCCGGCCTTGCCGTCGCCGCCCTCTTCCTCATCGTCAATATCAGTATTTTCATCACTGCTGTCGGTCTCAACCAGCAGGCCGAGTTTAACCTGCACAGTCTTTTCCTTGCCGTCCCGCACCACCACCACATCCGCCTTGCGCCCGACAGGGCTTTCCGCAACAATACGCGGCAGAGTGCGGGCGTCCTTCACCGGTTTTCCGGCAAAACGGATAATCACATCGCCATCCTGCAGCCCTTTATTATCAACCGTGTCATCGGCAATCCTGCCGGAAACCAGCGCCCCGCGTGTGTCAGGCAGCCCCAGCGCCTGCGCGACCTCGTCACTCACCGGCTGAATACGGATGGCAAGCCAGCCGCGCCGTGTCTCACCAAACTGCTGCAACTGATCAATAACCGCAACGGCCATTTCTGAAGGAATGGCAAAACCGATACCGATTGAACCGCCCGACGGCGAAACAATCGCCGTATTGATACCGATAACCCTGCCATACATATCAAACAGCGGCCCGCCGGAATTGCCGCGGTTGATCGCTGCATCCGTCTGGATAAAATCATCATAAGGCCCGGCATTGATATTACGGTTGCGCGCTGAAACAATACCTGTTGTCACCGTACCGCCAAAGCCAAACGGATTGCCGATCGCCATGACCCAGTCGCCGATCCGCACCTGTCCTGAATCGCCGAAGGTCACCGCTGTCAGCTTTTTTCTGCCGGGCGCCACCTGCAGCAGGGCAAGATCGGTCTTCGGATCTTTGCCCAGAAGTTTGGCTTTCAGTTTTGCGCCATCGGTAAAATTCACCTCAATTTCATCGGCATCGGCAATCACATGGTTGTTGGTGACAATCAGCCCTTTTTCCGCATTAATCACAAAGCCCGAGCCAAGCGACTGCACCGTGCGTGAACGCTGCTTCCCATCTTTACCGGCAAAAAAATCCCTGAATAATTCCTGAAAAGGCGAGCCGTCAGGCGTTTGCGTGTCGGGTGGATTTTCCGTTTCCTCCGTGCCCTTAACGGTTTGCGAGGTGGAAATATTCACAACCGCATCAAGCAAACCCGCCGCCAGATCTGAAACCGAATCAGGCATTTTACGCAAAGGCGCTGCGGTTTCCTGCGCCGGCGCACCAGCAGCAAAACCGGTGAAAACAAAAACAGCAATGAGCAGACGCAGACAGGTCATGATATTTCCTTGAGCCAAACAGGGGCAGATATCCTTGATAGCGATTTTTTCAAGAAAAAGCAAAACAGCCAAACCGGCTTATTCCGTATCAATAAAAAGCCGCAGAATGATATGATTTCCGCGGCTTTTTGATTTTGTTGGCGGCCTAGCGCACCCCTGCCGCAGCCGGCGGCTGGAACAGATAACGGAAAAACGGCGCATCCGGTGTCAGCACCATCGGCACATCTTTCACCTTTTTATAAGCTTCCATCGAACGCCAGAAATTGTAAAATTCCGGATTATCGCCTATAGCCTCACGAATGATACGCATTTTTTCCGCATTCCCTTCACCGCGTAAAATCTTTGAATCACGGCTGGCCACAGCAACAATTTCCTCGGCCTCGCGATCAGCGCGGGCAATAATCCGCTCTTTTTCCAGCCGCCCGTTGGCACGCAACTGTTCCGCCACAGCAGAACGTTCCTGCTTCATGCGGTCAAACGTGCTGGCAGAGGCTTCCTGTGTGAGATCGGTTTTACGAATACGGGCATCAACAATGGTAATGCCAAGCTCATTTGCATCCTTGACAACCTGTTCCTGCACTTCACGCATCATATCATTGCGTTCTGATGACAGCGCGGCATTAAATGCCCGCAACCCGTAGACAGCCTGCAGGGCATCATCAAAACGCGGCGCAAGGTTAGCCACCTCAGCGACAGCCGGCCTGCCGGACTTGACCTTTTGCAGGAAAGCCCGCGCATCCGTGATGCGGTAGATAAAAAAGGCATCCACCTCGTAAAACCGGCCGCCACGCACCTGCACGGTTTTGGTCGGCAGGTCATAACGGCGCAGGCGGTCATCGACAATAACAGTCTGGTCAACAAAAGGCAGCTTGAAATAAAGCCCGGGCTGCGGTTCCACGCGGACAATCTGCCCGAACCGCTTGACCGCCACCTGCTGGCGCGGATAAACAATAAACACCGACAGCCATAGTGTCACAACAGCCGCGATACAAAACCCGATAAACATAAAAAAACGCGATTGCTGCATGGCTTATTTCCTTTTCGCTGTGGCAGGCGTTGAAGGACTGGCAGGCTTTGCGCCCATCAGTTCATTCAGCGGCAGGTAAGGCACCGCACCGCTTCCGGCCTTGTCGAGCACCAGCTTGCCGGAGCCGGACAGCAGGTGCTCGACAGCTTCCATATACAGGCGGAAGCGTGTTGCCTGCGGCGCGTTTGCAGCTTCCTGCGCCATCCGTTCAAACTGCCTGGCCTCACCCCGCGCTTCCTCAACAACGCGACCCTTGTAAGCGGCTGCCGCCTCATGAAGGCG
This is a stretch of genomic DNA from Candidatus Tokpelaia hoelldoblerii. It encodes these proteins:
- the degP gene encoding Protease Do (bhsal12670), producing MTCLRLLIAVFVFTGFAAGAPAQETAAPLRKMPDSVSDLAAGLLDAVVNISTSQTVKGTEETENPPDTQTPDGSPFQELFRDFFAGKDGKQRSRTVQSLGSGFVINAEKGLIVTNNHVIADADEIEVNFTDGAKLKAKLLGKDPKTDLALLQVAPGRKKLTAVTFGDSGQVRIGDWVMAIGNPFGFGGTVTTGIVSARNRNINAGPYDDFIQTDAAINRGNSGGPLFDMYGRVIGINTAIVSPSGGSIGIGFAIPSEMAVAVIDQLQQFGETRRGWLAIRIQPVSDEVAQALGLPDTRGALVSGRIADDTVDNKGLQDGDVIIRFAGKPVKDARTLPRIVAESPVGRKADVVVVRDGKEKTVQVKLGLLVETDSSDENTDIDDEEEGGDGKAGTVAPTPPVDTDKKKSNEKIVLLGMELAVLTDERRKEFSVADDVSGVIVLDVARGSAADRKHIIRGNVIVDVNQEVVATPATVAKRIALLKNTGRKNALLMVADAAGILRFVTLQLD
- the hlfC gene encoding HflC protein (bhsal12680), giving the protein MQQSRFFMFIGFCIAAVVTLWLSVFIVYPRQQVAVKRFGQIVRVEPQPGLYFKLPFVDQTVIVDDRLRRYDLPTKTVQVRGGRFYEVDAFFIYRITDARAFLQKVKSGRPAVAEVANLAPRFDDALQAVYGLRAFNAALSSERNDMMREVQEQVVKDANELGITIVDARIRKTDLTQEASASTFDRMKQERSAVAEQLRANGRLEKERIIARADREAEEIVAVASRDSKILRGEGNAEKMRIIREAIGDNPEFYNFWRSMEAYKKVKDVPMVLTPDAPFFRYLFQPPAAAGVR